tgAATATGTACAGAGGAATTTTAAGTTAGTTCAACAAAGTGGCGAGAGAAGAACATCTCGTTCGTTGTTCAACTCATTTTTAATACATCAATCTTCCAAATCATATAGCTACTGGATCAACAGACATGATTTCGATTTGACTTTTAGTACGACGAAAATGATCATTTAACAACAGGTTATCATCCGCACTTgtataataaaactaaaatagATATATACCGTTCACAGgtcatcaatttttcttgGACTTTTGCTCCTGATTTATCCCTAAACTCTGTTCGTACTGTCTAATGATTTCTTGCTGTACCTCAGGCATGCACGGACTATATCTCGAATATTCCATCGTATATTCTCCTTTTCCCTGGGTGGATGAACGTAATTCTCCAATGTAACCGAACATCTCGTTCAGCGGAACTTCAGCGTATAAGGTAAACCAACCCTCAATTCCGTCCGTTCCAGTTATTATACCATGTCTTTTACTGATTTGACTTATCAAAGCACCCTGAAaagacaaaaattataattaactgCAAATCTTGCAGTATCGAATTGTGAAATAGGCACATTCAAATCTATAGAAATAAGTGAATCAACCTGAAATTCTTCGGGAGCAGTTACTTCTACAGCCATAATTGGCTCTAAGATTTGCCACACTCCGTTTTGGAAGACTTCCTTGACGGCACCACACGCTGCGAGCATGAAAGCCAGCTCGGATGAGTCAACAATATGATGACCTCCATCGATAAGCCGAAATTTGATTCCTGCCAACTTGTGGCCAGAGAGAAGACCTTTCTGAGCCATTGTTCGGAATCCTCTTTCGACACCAGGTACAAACTGTTTTGGGACATTAGTGCCCACTGTCTCATCAACAAATTCTAGAGTTGTGTTTGCGTGTGGTGGAAGTGGCTATTGACAATAAACCGCCGTTAGATCCTCCAGAGATATGAGTCTCTCTGAACATTTATAAAACAACATAGCAGTCTCACCTCCATTATGCCAATTACCCTAGCATACTGCCCAGCACCACCGGACTGTTTCTTATGAAGGTAATCGAACTCGCACGGACCAACTAATGTTTCTCTAAAGGCGACCTTTGGTTTCCCAAGAATTACAGGACATGAGTATTCACGTTCCATACGTTGTGCATAAATTTCTAAATGCAGTTCTCCCATACCGGAAACAATGGTTTCCTGAGGGAAAAACCGGAAAAGAAAGCCAAAAGTAATATTGCGTCTCTGTGagttttgttattgttaagaAACCACAAGGGTTTACCTTGTTATCTGTATcataatgaaattgaaatgtgGGGTCTTCCTTCGTAAACCTGGCAACTgcctttgaaaaattatccctATGTTTAGAATCGGCTGGTTGAATAGACATGGAAACAACAGGGTCTGGAATAAACATAGATTCCATTGACAGATCCAGTTGGGGATTCGTGACGAATGTATCTCCGGATGCACAATCTACCCCAAAGAGTGCGAATATGTCTCCAGCATATACTTCGTTAACATCTTCCATTTGATTTGCATGAAGTCTGACCAATCTTGAAGTTCGTATCTAAATTATTTACCGAATATTCGTTAGCATCATGTTCCAGGCTCTATGACTGACAATATCGATTATATACTTCTCTGACTTAAATTACATTATTACCTTTTTGCCTGatcttttgttgaaaatattgtctCCTTTCACCAACTTTCCTTGGTAACACCGAAAATATGTTAGCTGTCCAAACCTTCCAGCTTCCAGCTTGAAGGCTAAACCAACGAACGAATCTTGCCCATCACGAGCTGGATTTAAAATAACAGTCTCTGGTTCCTCtctaaaataaaattagataTTAAGCAGACCTTGAGCAGATAAGCCCTTATTCCTTAATCGtcttttcatttaaatttaaaattcattggCATGTATTTACCCTTTCTTCTCTCTTAATGCAACATTCTCCACTTCCCCAGGATTTGGTAAATAACTCAGCACAGCATCGAGAAGCGGTTGCACACCCTTGTTTTTTAATGCTGTTCCGACCAAAACTGGAGTGAATGTTCGTTTCAGACATGTACGTCGAATAGCACTGATTAGATCTTTCTCTGTAATTCCAGATTCATTCAAGAACAGTTCACCAATAGTATCGTCGACATTGCTCAAATGTTCTATGAGCTCTTGCCTCTTTGCGTCAGCCTCTATGTTATcacatgaagaaaaaaagcgGGTCACCATTTTAATgagatgaattttgaaaaattatatggAAGCTTACATATGTAAAGTAGAAGTAGTGACGTACCTGCCCTCATGTCTTTGGGTATCTCATCCGTTCTAACAACATCACCATACTCTCCATCAAAGTAAACTGCCTTGTTAGCAACAAGATCTATGAGCCCCTTGGTTTCGTTCTCCAGTCCTATAGGCAGTTGGATGAAGGCGGCATTGTGCTTCAGTTTTGCTCTCATCTGAGACAAAACTCTGGCTGGATTTGCTCCCATTCTGTccaatttatttatgaaagCCAAACAAGGTACGTTGTATCTTTTCATTTGTCGATTTACAGTTAAAGTTTGTGACTGTACCCCTCCAACGGCGCACAAGACCAAAACAGCCCCGTCTAAAACTCGAAGGGCTCTTTCCACCTCAACAGTAAAGTCCA
This is a stretch of genomic DNA from Neodiprion fabricii isolate iyNeoFabr1 chromosome 2, iyNeoFabr1.1, whole genome shotgun sequence. It encodes these proteins:
- the LOC124176791 gene encoding elongation factor G, mitochondrial, whose amino-acid sequence is MTILNLLRSNLKLNRLTGLPFNIFERVPSAYMATYEKYAQHRELEKIRNIGISAHIDSGKTTLTERILYYTGRIDKMHEVKGKDNVGATMDSMELERQRGITIQSAATYTVWKDYNINIIDTPGHVDFTVEVERALRVLDGAVLVLCAVGGVQSQTLTVNRQMKRYNVPCLAFINKLDRMGANPARVLSQMRAKLKHNAAFIQLPIGLENETKGLIDLVANKAVYFDGEYGDVVRTDEIPKDMRAEADAKRQELIEHLSNVDDTIGELFLNESGITEKDLISAIRRTCLKRTFTPVLVGTALKNKGVQPLLDAVLSYLPNPGEVENVALREKKGEEPETVILNPARDGQDSFVGLAFKLEAGRFGQLTYFRCYQGKLVKGDNIFNKRSGKKIRTSRLVRLHANQMEDVNEVYAGDIFALFGVDCASGDTFVTNPQLDLSMESMFIPDPVVSMSIQPADSKHRDNFSKAVARFTKEDPTFQFHYDTDNKETIVSGMGELHLEIYAQRMEREYSCPVILGKPKVAFRETLVGPCEFDYLHKKQSGGAGQYARVIGIMEPLPPHANTTLEFVDETVGTNVPKQFVPGVERGFRTMAQKGLLSGHKLAGIKFRLIDGGHHIVDSSELAFMLAACGAVKEVFQNGVWQILEPIMAVEVTAPEEFQGALISQISKRHGIITGTDGIEGWFTLYAEVPLNEMFGYIGELRSSTQGKGEYTMEYSRYSPCMPEVQQEIIRQYEQSLGINQEQKSKKN